The following proteins are encoded in a genomic region of Peromyscus maniculatus bairdii isolate BWxNUB_F1_BW_parent chromosome 12, HU_Pman_BW_mat_3.1, whole genome shotgun sequence:
- the Ccdc74b gene encoding coiled-coil domain-containing protein 74B isoform X1 encodes MSGAGVAAGARPLSSAAPGSRGASRPRPRPPVGPQHVGTQPAPLGLSEAQKRILDLEKSLQFLQQQHSETLVKLHEEIEHLKRENKDLHYKLIMNEKPQKKGSISTSSLQSNKSASNSITSANSQSKTRPQPSSFKKQELKPDTLQKTDLEERSLSSAALFHGSKLDRVPEAQGQAKDEDAEASNSGVTLLGGMHGRQGAGTASILNLPPHLRKPTTVQQCEVVIRQLWNANLLQAQELQHLKSLLEGNQRSKTAAEEAGLGSPKDQESMQFPRVTAKGLSKKCLILSPMPAAERAILPALKQSLKNNFAERQKRLQVVQSRRLHRSVLLNRRPGARPSSLDSGSHQPYLSATRNSKTDRTHDR; translated from the exons ATGAGCGGGGCCGGGGTGGCGGCCGGGGCGCGGCCCCTCAGCTCCGCAGCCCCGGGCTCCCGGGGTGCGTCCCGCCCACGCCCGCGCCCTCCCGTCGGCCCGCAGCACGTGGGGACGCAGCCGGCTCCGCTCGGGCTCAGCGAGGCACAGAAGCGGATCCTGGACCTGGAGAAGAGTCTGCAGTTCCTACAGCAGCAGCACTCGGAGACGCTGGTCAAACTCCACGAGGAGATCGAGCACCTGAAGCGGGAGAACAAGG ATCTCCACTACAAACTGATCATGAATGAGAAGCCTCAGAAAAAAG GCAGCATCTCTACATCCAGCCTTCAGTCCAACAAGTCTGCCTCCAACTCCATCACGTCCG CCAACTCACAAAGCAAGACCAGGCCCCAGCCCAGCTCCTTCAAGAAGCAAGAACTGAAGCCTGACACCCTCCAAAAGACAGACCTGGAAGAGCGGTCACTCAGCAGCGCTGCCCTGTTCCACGGCAGCAAGCTGGACAGAGTCCCTGAGGCGCAGGGACAGGCCAA AGACGAGGATGCAGAGGCTTCCAATTCTGGGGTCACGTTGCTGGGGGGCATGCATGGCCGGCAGGGGGCAGGGACGGCCTCCATCCTGAACCTGCCTCCACACCTGCGCAAGCCCACCACAGTGCAGCAGTGTGAGGTGGTCATCCGTCAGCTGTGGAACGCCAACCTCCTGCAGGCCCAGGAG cTGCAGCACCTCAAGTCACTCCTGGAGGGGAACCAAAGGTCCAAAACTGCAGCTGAGGAGGCTGGGCTAGGCTCTCCAAA GGACCAGGAGTCCATGCAGTTCCCCAGGGTCACCGCCAAGGGCCTCTCTAAGaagtg CCTAATTCTGAGCCCAATGCCTGCAGCAGAGCGTGCCATCCTGCCCGCACTGAAACAAAGCCTGAAGAACAACTTTGCTGAGCGGCAAAAGAGGCTGCAAGTGGTGCAGAGCCGGCGCCTGCACCGCTCGGTGCTGCTGAACCGGCGCCCTGGAGCCCGGCCGTCATCTCTCGACAGTGGCTCCCACCAACCCTACTTGTCAGCCACACGGAATTCCAAGACAGACAGAACCCACGACAGATAA
- the Ccdc74b gene encoding coiled-coil domain-containing protein 74B isoform X2 — protein sequence MSGAGVAAGARPLSSAAPGSRGASRPRPRPPVGPQHVGTQPAPLGLSEAQKRILDLEKSLQFLQQQHSETLVKLHEEIEHLKRENKDLHYKLIMNEKPQKKGSISTSSLQSNKSASNSITSANSQSKTRPQPSSFKKQELKPDTLQKTDLEERSLSSAALFHGSKLDRVPEAQGQAKDEDAEASNSGVTLLGGMHGRQGAGTASILNLPPHLRKPTTVQQCEVVIRQLWNANLLQAQELQHLKSLLEGNQRSKTAAEEAGLGSPKDQESMQFPRVTAKGLSKKCRACHPARTETKPEEQLC from the exons ATGAGCGGGGCCGGGGTGGCGGCCGGGGCGCGGCCCCTCAGCTCCGCAGCCCCGGGCTCCCGGGGTGCGTCCCGCCCACGCCCGCGCCCTCCCGTCGGCCCGCAGCACGTGGGGACGCAGCCGGCTCCGCTCGGGCTCAGCGAGGCACAGAAGCGGATCCTGGACCTGGAGAAGAGTCTGCAGTTCCTACAGCAGCAGCACTCGGAGACGCTGGTCAAACTCCACGAGGAGATCGAGCACCTGAAGCGGGAGAACAAGG ATCTCCACTACAAACTGATCATGAATGAGAAGCCTCAGAAAAAAG GCAGCATCTCTACATCCAGCCTTCAGTCCAACAAGTCTGCCTCCAACTCCATCACGTCCG CCAACTCACAAAGCAAGACCAGGCCCCAGCCCAGCTCCTTCAAGAAGCAAGAACTGAAGCCTGACACCCTCCAAAAGACAGACCTGGAAGAGCGGTCACTCAGCAGCGCTGCCCTGTTCCACGGCAGCAAGCTGGACAGAGTCCCTGAGGCGCAGGGACAGGCCAA AGACGAGGATGCAGAGGCTTCCAATTCTGGGGTCACGTTGCTGGGGGGCATGCATGGCCGGCAGGGGGCAGGGACGGCCTCCATCCTGAACCTGCCTCCACACCTGCGCAAGCCCACCACAGTGCAGCAGTGTGAGGTGGTCATCCGTCAGCTGTGGAACGCCAACCTCCTGCAGGCCCAGGAG cTGCAGCACCTCAAGTCACTCCTGGAGGGGAACCAAAGGTCCAAAACTGCAGCTGAGGAGGCTGGGCTAGGCTCTCCAAA GGACCAGGAGTCCATGCAGTTCCCCAGGGTCACCGCCAAGGGCCTCTCTAAGaagtg CAGAGCGTGCCATCCTGCCCGCACTGAAACAAAGCCTGAAGAACAACTTTGCTGA